The following are from one region of the Leptospira terpstrae serovar Hualin str. LT 11-33 = ATCC 700639 genome:
- a CDS encoding ATP-binding protein, producing MNLSEITSIRDGNPQCKTCGGVGITLAEHVRGSRSGALVLCHCIGSDCNTCESKGQPPYMTFDRKLDKMLPCVCHNARFSLRNLENLVEKANIPARYRFQFLSTIDIGDTANDPDMSFIIAHDWANELVHKFKNPDFSPQGFYLWGGTGSGKTLLACVILNELIFRYGITCKYAKVNKDFLSAIRDTYQSDSETHGQERSIEKEFANVDVLIIDDFGVQKESEFNNRKLYDLIDSRYEQEKLTLLTSNHSLVEWRDRGQGRIYSRLMEMTKEIELKCPDYRTKFVKR from the coding sequence ATGAATTTATCCGAAATTACTTCCATCCGAGACGGAAATCCGCAGTGTAAAACCTGTGGAGGGGTCGGAATTACCTTAGCAGAACATGTGCGAGGATCGCGTTCTGGGGCTCTAGTCCTATGTCATTGTATTGGTAGCGACTGTAACACTTGTGAGTCGAAGGGGCAGCCCCCTTATATGACTTTTGACCGAAAATTGGACAAAATGCTCCCTTGCGTTTGTCACAACGCCCGGTTCTCCCTTCGTAACCTAGAGAATTTAGTCGAAAAAGCAAACATTCCTGCTCGGTACCGTTTCCAATTTTTGTCCACAATTGACATTGGAGATACAGCGAACGATCCTGATATGTCCTTTATCATCGCACATGACTGGGCCAATGAACTAGTTCATAAATTTAAGAACCCTGATTTTTCCCCACAGGGATTTTATCTTTGGGGTGGGACAGGATCTGGGAAAACCTTACTCGCTTGTGTCATATTGAACGAACTTATCTTTCGTTATGGGATCACTTGTAAATATGCAAAGGTCAACAAAGACTTTTTATCAGCGATTCGCGATACTTACCAATCCGATAGTGAAACCCATGGACAAGAACGTTCCATTGAAAAGGAATTTGCAAATGTTGATGTTCTTATCATTGATGACTTTGGTGTCCAAAAGGAATCTGAATTCAACAATCGTAAGTTATACGATTTGATTGATAGTCGTTATGAACAAGAGAAACTCACTCTTCTCACTTCCAACCATTCATTAGTCGAATGGAGAGACAGAGGCCAAGGTCGCATTTATTCACGACTGATGGAAATGACCAAAGAAATTGAATTAAAGTGTCCGGACTATCGCACTAAGTTTGTAAAGAGGTAA